AATGTACCTTGTACCACCCTGTGGTTGATTTCACATGCCTGTCAAACAGAAATATGGTTGATGCCCTTGCAAGGGTGCCAAGATAAAATGCTCAGATCTGTAAAAATATATCACATGTATATCTCTTTGTTTTACAAGTGAAGTACCATGATTTCTGCCAACCACTCCCATGATGCCAAAGGCTGTACAGCATCTGATGTATCTTGACCTGTTGTACATTCCTGGGACAGCGCAAGATAGCGTCCTCCCTTTTTTGCGCAGAAAGCATTCCTATTTCAGCTCGTTGTACTCTCCATCGTCTCTACTTGAAGGATCCTATTAGGTGACAAGTCTAGTATCTTGCTTGCTGGCATGGGCTATCCGCCATTGTAGTGTAAGCAAAGCAAGACCCCATTGATCACCTCCATAAAAACCCTCCaggagttcttgatctcgtctCCCTACTTCCGATATCTCGTAGCCTGCCGGCAGGGAAGCCATCCTTTGCAAGCTGCGGCGGTGCCATGGCGTCGGACCGTGGAGAGGTTGACACCTCCCGCGCGTTCCGGTCTGTCAAGGAGGCGGTCGCCGTGTTCGGGGAGCGCATCCTCGTCAGGGAGGCACAGTTCAGGCCAAATGGTATTACCCATGGCAACCATCGGGCTGGCAGGGAGGTGAACCTCAAGGCGAACGTCGTCGCCGTTGCCGCCTCGGATGCGAAGCTTGAGCGGACTGATGGCGTCAGGGATTCTGTTGGTCTTCAGCCCAGGGAAAGCTACTCCAAGCCAAGTGTCAGCTTCAATGCCAAGCAAGAAGGGAGTAGCAGCAAcacgaagactgcttcaaacgAACTACCAGTGCCGGTGCCAAGGCCCGTTTCAGAAGACGTGCCAATGTACTTGGtgccttcctcgccgccgttcTTCGCATCATCGCCGTCGCTGgcgaacgacgacgacgatgagcaagCAGAGCGCAAGGAGACCGACCTCATGGTCATGAGCACCATCAAGAAGctggaggaagaggcggcgagGACGAGGCAGGAGGTGTCGCAGCTCAAGAGGAGGCTGGCCGAGATGGAGCTGTCCATGGCGACGCTGAACGCCAAGCTCCACCGCGCACTCTCCAAGGTGGCGCACATGGAGGCCGacaacgcggcggcggcgcgcgccagcATCGAGAGGGGCCGCAGCGGCGACGTGGCGCTCGCGGTGTGGGCCGAGCGCCGCGCTCCCAGCAGGCCGCAGTTGGGCCACCTGCTGAGGCTCGGCGGGGCCgacagggaggcggcggtgatgagcggcggcggcggcggcggccggacagTGGCGGTGCCGTCGAGAAGGAAGGTGCAGAAGCAGAAGCCGATCGTGCCCCTGGTTGTTCCGCTCATCAATGGCGTGCTGTTctccaagaagaggaggatgaaggaCAAGGAGAGCGTGTACATGAAGGAGCTTTACAGCTTGCTTAGGCTGAGTTGATCACTGCCCTCCATGCTAAATCTGTGGATAAACAATGCACATGAAGTTGTATCTACCAACTAATTCTAAAATTGTCTTCTTAGTTTCTGTGACTATACTTACGCGAGTGGAGTGTGACTGTGTGAGGATGCAATTTGTAAATTAATATAAATCTGCACTAGTGTTATTTCCGTTcagcttcagcttataagccagctgaaaagctgaaacggctgatttgttgtgagaggaaaacactgtttggtggctgataagccggctgaataagctgaagcgaacatgccgaAGAATTCATGGAGCAATAGTTGTAATGCAGGCACTTATTGCTTGAAATGCACGGCTATGCTATTATAGGGTGTGTCCTCAACAGCCGCTCCCTAGTTTTCAGTTGCCTTTGGTTGAACATTTCCAACTTCCTCTCAGACATGCGCCACAAGAGCAACCACACCATCAAAGATCAAAACTTTTTGCTCCTCGGAGATCATCGGCGTCCAAGAACAGGAGATGCAAATTAGTCAGTCCATGACATTGTGAGGATCATCTGATCTTTCAAGAACAGTGTCTCGTTCATCAGGCTTGTTGGATTTTTCTTGCGGTTTAATCGGTTCCATCGGTTTGGATCCGATCGGGAGGAACCGATGGGGCCGCCGCAGAGGCAGCAGCCGGATCAGGCGCGGTCGGCGGGGAGCGCGTGCGTgtgggtggtggcggtggtcctcctcctcgccgtgctTGCCGGCGGCGGGTGCCTGGTGCTCTACGTCACGCTGCCCCCGGCCGAGGTGCCGCACTGGCTGCCGGCCGCCGGGCTCGCGCTCGTCGCGTTCCCGTGGGCGTTCTGGATCGCCACGTGCGCGTACCGGTGCTGCTGCTCGGGttcggacgcggcggcgccgcccgtggCGAGCAACGTGGAGCGGCAGGCGTCGTCGAGGAAGGCCGTGGCGCCGATGCCGAGCAGCAAGAGCCTCAAGGGCGCCCGCAGCGCGAGGCACGCCGCCGACGGGGCGACGCCGGCCTCGAGGTCCCCCACCGCCAGCAGCGCCGCGCGCCGGGTGCGGTTCGGCGACACCACCGTGCTCGGGGaggagcacgccgccgccgccgcgggggacaAGGACGACGGCTCGTCGGTGCACTCCAACGAGAGCGAGGCGCCACTCGCCTACAACATGCAGCCTTCGTCATGATGTCTTCTTCCACATCACGTagtgcagccgtgcaggtaATCAATCAAACCGCGGATCATTTTGTAATCGAGCAGCAGACGCAATCTCGAATAGGAACGAAACAAATTAAATCGGTTGCAGTCTCTAATGTAATATTAATCTAGCTAGATTAGAATTCAAACAATGGCTCTGACAGTAAGATGGATGTGTCATTGTTGTGCAGCGTCAGGACGATGTCAGAAAGATGGAGACGGAAGCGATCTTCAGATGCAGACGCAGCTAACAGGAGGAGAATGGAGAAACTGCATAGCCAGATGTCTGCGTGCGTGAAGCACTGTGCATAGGACGTCTCACGCACTGtgcataggatgtagggtaatACTCTGCAGCAGCGTAGGCACTGTTTAGCGTAGGTACGCTCTCTTTAGCGGTTCATAGGTGGCAAATTGATCGTCAAGCAGCGAACAGGGTCAGAGGATCTGTTCAATCTTTCATATATCAGGtgagtctttttcttttggagtaATATCATCAGAGTCTACGCTGCATAATTTCAGTGAAAAATGAGACTGCCTGTCCTGCtatttccccccccccccccccccccccaccgtGCTCCATTTGGGGACTGAAGATTTAACTGCACAGAGCAAAGGACGACTGTACAAAGTTTTCATCTGCTATGTGGCAACTGCAAGTAGGGCCTAATTTTGTTTAGAACAGGCAGCTCGGTTGATGGTTGAGATTTTCCTTTTGTCGATTGGCCCAGCTACATTGTCTGTACAGAGATCACTTCTAGGAAAAAAGAATCCGTATTGCCAGTTTCAACTATGATCAGAATAAGTTTACAAtacttttttttccaaattgtaagtcgttatATGTGACGGAGACGAGAGAAAGATCGCCGGAGAATGCGATTGGAAGCCAAAAGGGCGctgggagaagatggaaagtGATTCGCCGGGAAGGAAGTTACTGAGCTCATGGAGAAAAAGCGGCAGGGAACGCCAATATTTAAAGACGGTtcgagagaaggggtaaagacgggatttttaccgtgccgtctacacgaatttcgagggagcggttgtctcaggcgcctagttcgaaaagattgcaatcatcagataGAAGACCACGAAACAGAAGGAGATTTTTTGCCGCGTTTGTTTCGGAGAAGAGGTTAAAGAAAAagagaatttcgaagtaaaagtcatgttttactccgaaactggggggcatgggttgacgccagattttaaCACGTTTTGATCGGCGTCAAGAGAGCAAAGGATTGGCTGATGTGGCGGGTTAAAAGGTTACGTTTGGGAATTGGCTGATTAGTGCTACatttgggaatcggccgattggcgctacagtgtttcgagcgattggcagacggagttggtgaaggtcggccgattggaggTTGGAGCgtttgggccaatatgggcttaagatGGGTCagaaaagaagatagagaaagattggcctgTGGGAATATACTACCAAGTGGAAGAACACGGAAAGGAACATTATACTTGAGGTAATGAGATAATTTTGAGCTAGGAATCCCCCCCTTTCCTGTGCATTTCTTTGATTCCATTGTCATTTATGAAGTTATTGAAAGCATCCATTAAGCTTTGGTCCAGATTGTCGGACGATTTTCCCACTCAAATCTGATCATGTTAAAGTCACCCCCCTATCAAGAAAGGACATTCCATCTCTGTGATATTTTGGCTGAGTTCTTGTAGGAAAGCTGCCTTCGTTTTCAATTGCACAAGCCCATACATGTTGATTACCTCCCATTGAAATTTGTCTCCtctatttttaatttttgtacTAGAGAAGAATTCCCCACTATCCATCTCTATGACATCCAAATCACCTTGCTTTACCCCAACCAGGGTACACCTGAGTGTCCTATTGCCGCAGTCCAGTTCCAAGAAAAATTACCGTTGCAAAGATCCTTCAGTTCACCAATTGATTAGTCAGTTTTGGTCATGTCTTGTAGACAAACGTTATCAATTATGTAATGCCCCATAATTTCTTTCAGCTGTTTCCTTCTTCGAGCACCTCCCAGTCCTCTAACATTCCAGAATAAAATTTTCATATCTTCCATTTTGATTTAGGTCAGTAGCCGTTCTCTTCCTCACACTAGCATTGAGTGGTTTGTCGGTAGCCGAGGAGGAGAATACCTCTAATTCCTCCTCGTCTCCCCCACCTTTATCTCTCTCTATGTCCTTTGTTGCTTGATTTGGATTATCTTCTCTCATCTGTTGAACTGTTTGAGTGTCTTGGTTTTCGTTGTTCTCCCTCTTTTGCACAGAAGCCATGAGGGTAGCTTTGGCTACCTCATGAGCTCGGATTGTAGGTATAGCATTCTCTACCTTTCTTCTgtatccccaagatcaatattACTGATAGCAGCTACTTTTGCCAAGTAACTAGGGTCAACAGaattaaaaacaacaaaagCTGAAGTGTTACCTGAGCAATCTCTTCCTCAATGACTGACAGATCTTTCCGTTCGC
This portion of the Setaria viridis chromosome 7, Setaria_viridis_v4.0, whole genome shotgun sequence genome encodes:
- the LOC117864328 gene encoding uncharacterized protein; this encodes MASDRGEVDTSRAFRSVKEAVAVFGERILVREAQFRPNGITHGNHRAGREVNLKANVVAVAASDAKLERTDGVRDSVGLQPRESYSKPSVSFNAKQEGSSSNTKTASNELPVPVPRPVSEDVPMYLVPSSPPFFASSPSLANDDDDEQAERKETDLMVMSTIKKLEEEAARTRQEVSQLKRRLAEMELSMATLNAKLHRALSKVAHMEADNAAAARASIERGRSGDVALAVWAERRAPSRPQLGHLLRLGGADREAAVMSGGGGGGRTVAVPSRRKVQKQKPIVPLVVPLINGVLFSKKRRMKDKESVYMKELYSLLRLS
- the LOC117864890 gene encoding uncharacterized protein, which gives rise to MGPPQRQQPDQARSAGSACVWVVAVVLLLAVLAGGGCLVLYVTLPPAEVPHWLPAAGLALVAFPWAFWIATCAYRCCCSGSDAAAPPVASNVERQASSRKAVAPMPSSKSLKGARSARHAADGATPASRSPTASSAARRVRFGDTTVLGEEHAAAAAGDKDDGSSVHSNESEAPLAYNMQPSS